Proteins co-encoded in one Paracrocinitomix mangrovi genomic window:
- the nadE gene encoding NAD(+) synthase produces the protein MNNPLVIEHIVKWLKDYAVGARSQGFVIGISGGIDSAVTSTLCAKTGLKVICLEMGIHQNPAEVNRGMEHIEWLENNFSNVTHQRINLTKTFEALRDVLDDQSKYHDLSMANTRARIRMTTLYAVAQANGCLVAGTGNKVEDFGVGFYTKYGDGGVDLSPIADLYKTEVYALAKEMGVVESIQKAKPTDGLWKDERTDEGQLGATYPELEWAMEYKGDGSDLTDRQKEVLKIFDSFHMANKHKMVPIPVCLIPDNLK, from the coding sequence ATGAACAATCCACTTGTAATTGAACATATAGTCAAATGGCTTAAAGACTATGCTGTTGGAGCTAGAAGCCAGGGCTTTGTTATTGGAATAAGTGGCGGAATTGATTCTGCTGTTACCTCTACACTTTGTGCAAAAACAGGATTAAAAGTGATTTGTCTTGAAATGGGAATTCACCAAAATCCAGCAGAAGTAAACAGAGGAATGGAGCACATTGAATGGTTAGAAAATAACTTTTCCAATGTTACTCATCAAAGAATCAACCTAACAAAAACATTTGAAGCCTTGCGTGATGTATTAGATGATCAATCTAAATACCATGATCTTTCAATGGCCAATACCAGAGCTAGAATAAGAATGACAACTTTATATGCCGTAGCTCAGGCAAATGGATGTTTAGTGGCAGGAACCGGTAATAAAGTAGAAGATTTTGGTGTTGGATTTTATACCAAGTACGGTGATGGTGGAGTTGACTTAAGTCCGATTGCTGATTTATACAAAACTGAAGTTTACGCATTGGCCAAAGAAATGGGTGTAGTTGAATCAATTCAAAAGGCCAAACCAACTGACGGTTTATGGAAAGATGAGCGCACAGACGAAGGCCAATTAGGAGCTACTTACCCTGAATTGGAGTGGGCCATGGAGTATAAAGGAGATGGATCTGATTTAACTGACAGACAAAAAGAAGTTCTTAAAATATTTGACTCTTTTCACATGGCAAACAAGCACAAAATGGTGCCAATTCCCGTTTGTCTGATTCCTGACAATTTGAAATAA
- a CDS encoding cytochrome-c peroxidase, whose translation MKNLFLLFVIVISCNAKAKNNNSTTVEIKKIFSTHYDQLLIELDLLKSIVQTENFQVEKVKSQFFKTRIAYKNTEALFEYFDRQFVKDHINGAPLPSLERKATSIESIIEPTGFQTLEEAIVENDREAIVHLVDRLHHHGHEFKQYIQPINLTDRMVFEAMREELVRITALGITGFDTPSSENTINENKTAWKSISELLEVYYPYIPSDTQNEYNTIFKNGNQHFENANFDNFDRFAFIANCLDPVYGKLLETQKQLYIETKDLVYDNEFSVNYLSKSIFDTDFLNYKYYSSYSNSGNEKQRQELGKILFFDPILSQNNERACASCHDPKMAFTDGAKKSMAFDGEGTVDRNAPTLINSVFNTRFFWDARASTPEEQAEHVIFSPKEFNTNYQEIADKIMSSEEYIQLFNEAYPNIKKVNKYTIVASLAAYVQSLKSFDSAFDKMMRLEKVENQAEIVAGFNLFSGKAACATCHFIPTFAGNVPPLYVDTETEVVGIPTSNIKSKAELDNDMGRYNNGRPRERAYFNKFSFKTPTLRNIAVTGPYMHNGVFETLEEVVDFYDVGGGHGWGIAPENTTLPSDSLNLSKEEKTALIVFMQSLTDFESFLEIPESLPKSSNAELNKRPIGGAY comes from the coding sequence ATGAAAAACCTTTTCCTTTTGTTCGTTATAGTTATTTCATGTAATGCCAAGGCTAAAAACAATAACTCAACAACCGTTGAAATAAAAAAAATATTCAGCACGCATTATGATCAATTACTAATTGAATTAGATCTGCTAAAATCGATAGTGCAAACAGAGAATTTTCAGGTGGAAAAGGTGAAATCTCAGTTTTTCAAAACGCGAATTGCCTATAAAAATACTGAAGCACTTTTTGAATACTTTGATCGTCAATTTGTGAAAGATCACATCAACGGAGCTCCACTTCCATCTTTAGAGAGAAAAGCAACCAGTATTGAAAGTATTATTGAACCTACAGGATTTCAAACATTGGAGGAAGCTATTGTTGAAAATGATCGTGAAGCAATCGTTCATTTGGTGGATAGACTTCATCATCATGGACATGAATTTAAACAATATATCCAGCCCATCAATTTAACAGACAGAATGGTATTTGAGGCCATGCGTGAAGAACTTGTTAGAATTACCGCTTTAGGCATTACAGGCTTTGACACTCCTAGCAGTGAAAATACCATCAATGAAAACAAAACTGCCTGGAAATCAATCTCAGAACTGCTTGAAGTTTATTATCCCTACATACCTTCTGATACACAAAATGAATACAACACCATCTTTAAAAATGGAAACCAACATTTTGAGAACGCAAACTTTGACAATTTTGACAGATTCGCTTTCATTGCAAATTGTTTAGACCCTGTATATGGTAAATTATTGGAGACGCAAAAACAACTTTACATTGAAACAAAAGACTTAGTATATGACAATGAATTCAGTGTTAATTACTTATCTAAAAGCATTTTTGATACAGATTTCCTAAACTACAAATACTACTCTTCCTATTCAAATTCAGGGAACGAAAAACAACGTCAGGAATTAGGCAAGATTTTATTCTTTGATCCTATTTTATCCCAAAATAATGAAAGAGCTTGTGCATCTTGTCATGATCCTAAAATGGCTTTCACTGATGGAGCTAAAAAATCTATGGCATTTGATGGTGAAGGTACAGTTGATAGAAATGCACCTACACTTATCAATTCAGTTTTCAATACGCGATTTTTTTGGGATGCCCGAGCATCAACTCCAGAAGAACAAGCTGAACATGTAATCTTTAGTCCAAAAGAATTCAATACAAATTATCAAGAGATTGCTGACAAAATAATGTCTAGCGAAGAATACATTCAATTGTTCAATGAAGCGTATCCCAACATTAAAAAAGTAAACAAATACACTATAGTTGCAAGTCTGGCTGCATATGTTCAATCATTAAAATCATTTGATTCAGCTTTTGATAAAATGATGCGCTTGGAAAAAGTAGAAAATCAAGCCGAAATTGTAGCGGGTTTTAATCTTTTCTCAGGAAAAGCAGCCTGCGCAACTTGTCATTTCATTCCAACATTTGCGGGCAATGTACCTCCATTATATGTAGACACAGAGACTGAAGTAGTGGGAATTCCAACTTCCAATATTAAATCAAAAGCTGAATTGGATAATGACATGGGAAGATACAACAATGGACGACCTAGAGAAAGAGCGTACTTTAACAAATTCTCATTCAAAACACCCACCTTACGAAACATAGCTGTTACAGGACCTTACATGCACAATGGCGTATTTGAAACGCTAGAAGAAGTGGTAGATTTTTATGATGTTGGTGGTGGACATGGATGGGGAATAGCTCCTGAAAACACTACTCTACCCTCAGATTCACTCAACTTAAGCAAAGAAGAAAAGACAGCATTGATAGTTTTCATGCAATCACTAACAGATTTTGAATCATTTTTAGAAATTCCTGAAAGTCTGCCAAAATCATCTAATGCTGAATTGAATAAAAGACCTATAGGAGGAGCTTATTAA
- a CDS encoding sensor histidine kinase → MRFWVFIISLLPYYLIGQQPSHYRIGEDQFSGIDIYDLYQDKNDYIWISSNDGLYSYDGYQFTKFANTQMKNRSLFNIVEDKNGAIYCNNLYGQIFKVVEDSLKLIYTVPDSLKYENVYYNIDDQNNIVFASNGVYRVENNEPVFLKSNNKFACHIPKSSDGELAIYSGHDQKIYYLKNGEIRLKPQSEIPLESIFNSLYIYLDIKYGNEYFHEHRSTNLFRFQNNQWEQIINEEENTEYNTLKWIFLKNCILRASFNGGANAFDLNGNPLFDGNLIFPNFQLSCGFVDREGNIWLGTLGKGMIIVPNLNIIDFKNHPLLRDDDLLSITSDENGNIYVGGFSGNVYQFKENQVQTLVTNNFRVEFLQYVNANDHLLLGQNKYDLSKDEIVSNRISSVKGCAQIGPTEFLMATNVNLKYLSIASNPFLNAEISQFKNLGQDPSKLYEFNLGRCTTVAYDKDKNEIWAGTSSGVKLIKTDTIISINKNEEPIAAINIELSDKQVWIATPNNGILIFENYRVVDELNDKNGLLSNEIITMKKNDDLMLIATKKGLVIRNLKNHETSYMTIMQGLNSNRILDLELVGDKLWLINGETIQIIGLKDILNNNTKPQIEIRSIKVNDEEIDPSKSEFDYNEDQFEFHFVSIAFRHRGTMTYQYRLEGVDENWQTTNYLNNSIRYTSIPPGEYAFTVKSVNTDGISSNPVEYKFKIAAPFWSTWWFYSLCIIGVILIIAGYFLIRLSIVKKRLQLEKQLKASEVTAIKAQMNPHFVFNALNSVQDLIMQNDIRESNIYLGKFADLMRKTLDYSGKDKISLREEINLLKLYLDLEKLRFGEDFIFELSENLGQNDADEIMIPPMLLQPYIENAIKHGLLHKEGDKRLSINFSVNNSHLICVITDNGIGRKKSSEIKDRQSYVHNSFASEAIQKRLDLVNTFEDQKITLEISDIDTEGTGTKVVVKFPI, encoded by the coding sequence ATGCGTTTCTGGGTATTTATCATATCGTTACTTCCCTATTATCTAATTGGTCAACAGCCCAGTCATTATCGCATTGGAGAAGATCAATTTTCAGGAATTGATATATATGATCTGTATCAAGATAAGAATGACTACATATGGATAAGCTCAAATGATGGTTTGTACAGTTATGATGGCTATCAATTCACAAAGTTTGCGAATACGCAAATGAAGAATCGTTCGCTATTCAATATAGTTGAGGACAAAAACGGAGCAATATATTGTAATAACTTATATGGTCAAATTTTCAAAGTAGTTGAGGATTCTTTAAAATTAATTTACACTGTTCCAGATTCCCTCAAATATGAGAATGTATATTACAATATTGATGATCAGAACAATATTGTTTTTGCTTCAAATGGTGTCTATCGTGTAGAAAATAATGAACCTGTATTTTTAAAATCAAACAACAAATTTGCCTGTCACATACCAAAATCATCTGATGGGGAACTTGCCATTTACAGTGGTCATGACCAGAAGATTTATTATTTAAAAAATGGAGAAATAAGGCTCAAACCGCAATCTGAAATTCCTCTTGAAAGCATTTTCAACTCTTTATACATATACCTTGATATAAAATATGGAAATGAATATTTTCATGAACACCGCTCTACCAACTTATTCAGATTCCAAAATAACCAATGGGAACAAATAATTAACGAAGAAGAAAATACCGAATACAATACTTTAAAATGGATTTTTTTAAAAAATTGTATTCTAAGAGCAAGTTTCAATGGTGGAGCTAATGCATTTGACTTGAACGGAAATCCATTGTTTGATGGGAATTTAATATTTCCAAATTTTCAATTGTCTTGTGGCTTTGTTGATAGAGAAGGAAATATTTGGTTAGGTACACTTGGTAAAGGAATGATTATAGTTCCAAACTTAAACATCATTGATTTTAAAAACCACCCTTTATTGAGAGATGATGATTTGCTTAGTATTACCTCAGATGAAAATGGCAACATTTACGTAGGTGGCTTCAGTGGAAATGTATATCAATTTAAGGAAAACCAAGTTCAAACTTTGGTAACTAACAATTTTAGAGTAGAATTTCTCCAATACGTCAATGCCAATGATCATCTTTTACTTGGTCAAAATAAGTATGACCTATCCAAAGATGAAATTGTAAGCAACCGAATCTCAAGTGTAAAAGGATGTGCCCAAATTGGCCCGACAGAATTCTTGATGGCAACAAATGTTAATCTTAAGTATTTAAGTATTGCTTCAAACCCCTTTTTAAATGCAGAAATAAGCCAATTTAAAAATTTAGGCCAGGACCCTAGTAAATTATATGAATTTAATCTTGGTAGATGTACTACTGTTGCTTATGACAAGGATAAAAATGAAATTTGGGCAGGCACAAGTAGTGGCGTCAAGCTGATAAAAACAGACACAATAATTTCTATTAACAAAAATGAAGAACCTATTGCAGCCATCAATATAGAATTAAGCGATAAACAAGTTTGGATAGCCACCCCAAATAACGGGATATTGATTTTTGAAAATTACCGGGTAGTAGATGAGTTGAATGATAAGAATGGATTACTTTCAAATGAGATAATTACCATGAAGAAAAATGATGATCTGATGCTTATTGCAACAAAAAAGGGTCTGGTCATTAGGAATTTAAAGAATCATGAGACAAGTTACATGACAATAATGCAAGGATTAAATTCCAATAGAATTCTTGATCTGGAATTGGTGGGAGATAAATTATGGTTGATAAATGGAGAGACAATTCAAATAATTGGTTTAAAAGACATTTTAAACAACAACACTAAACCACAGATTGAAATAAGATCTATTAAGGTGAATGATGAGGAAATTGATCCGTCAAAAAGTGAATTTGACTACAACGAAGATCAGTTTGAATTTCATTTTGTATCTATTGCTTTTAGACATAGAGGCACTATGACTTATCAATATCGATTAGAAGGTGTAGATGAAAATTGGCAAACCACGAACTATCTAAACAACTCAATTAGATATACTTCAATTCCTCCGGGAGAGTACGCTTTTACAGTTAAATCTGTAAACACGGATGGGATATCTTCCAATCCGGTTGAATACAAGTTTAAAATTGCTGCTCCTTTTTGGTCAACCTGGTGGTTTTATAGCTTATGTATTATAGGAGTAATATTAATCATTGCAGGATACTTTCTTATAAGATTGTCAATTGTAAAAAAACGTCTGCAACTGGAAAAGCAGTTAAAAGCATCAGAAGTAACAGCTATAAAAGCACAAATGAATCCGCACTTTGTATTTAACGCCCTAAACTCAGTGCAGGATTTAATTATGCAAAATGACATCCGAGAATCAAATATTTACTTAGGTAAGTTTGCAGATCTGATGCGCAAAACTTTGGATTATTCAGGAAAGGATAAAATTTCATTAAGAGAAGAGATTAATCTTTTAAAACTTTACTTAGACCTTGAAAAGCTGAGGTTTGGTGAAGATTTTATATTTGAATTATCTGAAAATTTAGGTCAAAATGATGCGGACGAAATTATGATCCCTCCAATGTTACTGCAACCGTATATTGAAAATGCAATAAAACATGGTCTTTTACACAAAGAGGGAGATAAAAGATTATCTATTAATTTCTCAGTAAACAACTCGCATCTAATTTGTGTAATCACAGATAACGGAATTGGAAGAAAAAAATCATCCGAAATTAAAGATCGTCAATCTTACGTACACAATTCTTTTGCTTCAGAGGCTATTCAAAAAAGGTTGGATTTAGTCAATACATTTGAAGATCAAAAAATCACTTTAGAAATTTCTGACATTGATACAGAAGGTACGGGAACTAAAGTAGTTGTGAAATTCCCAATATAA
- a CDS encoding alkaline phosphatase PhoX, with product MKRVLFSLSLLFAGLSANAQLGFNPHINWVEEVDTVYVPSSIIKKQVIFIGGVDEVQTTSTYGNAAGSFPAKQWHDFIGFTADAGSSDLGWLSVNHEMILADDHIGDGGGMTVFKIKRDANTDTIIVVEQTLTDGRTGYFFNVDFVNHVGETGMNCGGIQSEADGRIWTAEEWWQSSNAGMHDSGNGLTDTSDFTISSDITVANGQTVQKFQNFNYMVEIDPKEAVAIRKQYNWGRQPFEGGVVMPDNKTVYLGADDTPGMFTKFVADNAGDFTSGTTYFYKADAPGKWVEIDNTVWDNMLNFKDTAIAYGATMFNRLEWVAYNPHDGNVYFTETGRDNPASKWNDELADGGVFAQHHIDRANNMFASGPDDADYVDYYGRILKLDVTTNEITSFFEGGPNYGGDVPSAAYPETHLSNPDGLGFITIGDITYMLICEDLNGTSNGRMPQGVSNKTCELFMLDMTISDPSFEDLIRIAEVPTGAEITGVKGTPDGKTIFFNSQHPNAANPYPYNNSCTIALTGFDGGFTSTPEIDYTTEELKLYPNPTADFVYMNKKTDVGIYDINGDLIKVYRNVDKIHVANLPAGIYLVQTAEGQTKKLIKQ from the coding sequence ATGAAAAGAGTTTTATTCTCATTGTCCCTATTGTTTGCAGGGTTATCAGCAAACGCTCAACTTGGATTCAACCCTCATATTAATTGGGTAGAGGAAGTTGATACTGTTTACGTGCCTTCTTCAATTATCAAGAAGCAAGTAATTTTTATTGGTGGTGTAGACGAAGTTCAAACCACATCTACTTATGGAAATGCTGCAGGATCATTCCCTGCTAAACAATGGCATGACTTTATTGGCTTTACTGCTGACGCTGGATCTTCAGATTTAGGGTGGTTATCTGTAAATCACGAAATGATTTTGGCTGACGATCACATTGGTGATGGTGGAGGAATGACTGTATTTAAAATTAAAAGAGATGCTAATACAGATACAATCATTGTTGTTGAACAAACTTTAACGGACGGAAGAACAGGTTACTTTTTCAATGTTGACTTTGTTAACCACGTTGGAGAAACAGGAATGAACTGTGGAGGAATCCAATCAGAAGCTGATGGAAGAATTTGGACAGCCGAAGAATGGTGGCAATCTTCAAATGCAGGAATGCACGATTCAGGAAATGGTTTAACTGATACTTCAGATTTTACAATATCTTCTGACATCACAGTTGCAAATGGACAAACTGTTCAAAAATTTCAAAATTTCAACTACATGGTTGAAATTGATCCAAAAGAAGCAGTAGCTATTAGAAAACAATACAACTGGGGTAGACAACCATTTGAAGGTGGAGTTGTAATGCCTGACAACAAAACAGTTTACTTAGGAGCTGATGATACTCCGGGTATGTTTACAAAATTCGTTGCAGACAATGCAGGAGATTTCACTTCAGGAACTACTTATTTCTACAAAGCTGATGCTCCTGGAAAATGGGTAGAAATTGACAACACTGTTTGGGATAACATGTTAAACTTTAAAGATACAGCTATTGCTTACGGAGCAACAATGTTTAACAGATTGGAATGGGTAGCTTATAACCCACATGACGGAAACGTATATTTCACTGAAACTGGTCGTGATAACCCGGCATCAAAATGGAATGACGAATTAGCTGATGGTGGAGTATTTGCTCAACACCATATTGATAGAGCAAACAACATGTTTGCTTCAGGACCGGATGATGCTGATTATGTAGATTATTACGGAAGAATCTTGAAATTAGACGTTACTACTAATGAAATCACATCATTTTTTGAAGGTGGACCAAATTATGGTGGAGACGTACCTTCTGCTGCATATCCTGAAACTCACTTATCAAACCCTGATGGTTTAGGATTCATTACAATTGGTGATATAACTTATATGTTAATTTGCGAAGATTTGAATGGAACTTCTAACGGTAGAATGCCACAAGGAGTATCTAACAAAACTTGCGAATTATTTATGTTGGACATGACTATCAGTGATCCTTCATTTGAAGATTTAATTAGAATTGCTGAAGTACCAACCGGAGCTGAAATTACCGGAGTAAAAGGAACACCTGATGGAAAAACTATCTTCTTTAACTCACAGCATCCAAATGCAGCCAATCCTTATCCTTACAACAACTCTTGTACAATTGCCTTAACAGGATTTGACGGAGGATTTACTTCAACACCTGAAATTGATTACACAACTGAAGAGTTGAAATTATATCCTAACCCAACTGCAGATTTTGTTTACATGAATAAAAAGACTGATGTTGGTATTTACGATATCAATGGAGACTTAATCAAAGTTTACCGAAACGTAGATAAAATTCACGTTGCAAACTTACCTGCCGGAATTTACTTGGTACAAACTGCCGAGGGACAAACTAAAAAATTGATCAAACAATAA
- a CDS encoding LytR/AlgR family response regulator transcription factor — MSKIKAIIIDDEERARRVLKNMLNEFCKDVEVIDSSSNVPDGVLAINNLKPDVVFLDIEMPNYSGFELLGFFRDVDFEIVFVTAYSQYAIQAFEVSAVDYLLKPVQVEQLENAIQKVKDKINISSMQDRLDTLKVNLSGSQIQKIAVPVSDGLVFVKTEDISHINADGSYSKIYLADGTDMLVSKKLKYFEEMLEGKGNFYRVHRSHLVNLSFVRKYNRHQGQVELENDHKVNVSREGKSAFEDTLAEFHG, encoded by the coding sequence ATGTCTAAAATCAAGGCGATCATCATTGACGACGAAGAGCGAGCGAGACGCGTATTAAAAAATATGCTGAACGAATTCTGCAAAGATGTGGAGGTTATTGATTCTTCCTCCAATGTTCCGGATGGTGTTTTAGCCATCAATAATCTTAAGCCTGATGTCGTTTTTTTAGATATTGAAATGCCTAATTACTCTGGATTTGAATTGCTAGGATTTTTCAGAGATGTGGATTTTGAGATTGTTTTTGTTACAGCTTACAGCCAATATGCCATTCAGGCTTTTGAAGTGTCGGCGGTAGATTATTTATTGAAACCTGTTCAGGTAGAGCAATTAGAAAATGCCATTCAAAAAGTAAAAGACAAAATCAACATTTCCAGCATGCAGGATAGGCTGGACACATTGAAGGTTAACTTATCAGGAAGCCAAATTCAAAAAATAGCTGTTCCCGTTTCTGATGGATTGGTATTTGTAAAAACAGAAGACATTTCACACATCAATGCAGATGGTTCCTATTCTAAAATATATCTGGCAGATGGAACCGATATGCTGGTTAGTAAAAAATTAAAGTATTTTGAGGAAATGCTAGAAGGAAAAGGCAACTTTTACCGCGTTCACAGGTCACACCTGGTAAATCTTTCTTTCGTCAGAAAATACAATCGTCATCAAGGACAAGTAGAATTGGAAAACGATCACAAAGTAAATGTATCCAGAGAAGGTAAATCAGCTTTTGAAGATACCTTGGCAGAATTTCATGGTTAA
- a CDS encoding outer membrane beta-barrel protein, with translation MKKLLSLLLIGGISLTSNAQDKKFQIGLVTGGVVTWVKTQTSEIERNGIGGGFTVGLGGNYLFNKNVGLASGVQFDIENFKINYGDAVTGTTPSGNVFYGFDDTDIKKYDKNSNMIEDLTDTSNVLELMTRKFRAKYVTVPIFLKFQTDKIGQFIYYGKFGLRSSFLAGVRMDDEGYAAAYDPGTDQFVRTSASTNTLNTNMKPVTVLKGLTPVRLGIGIYGGAEWNFTGSTYLYFEAGFNYGVTPSMQIESSHLVNQVDDGAGTVTREALDIQNNPQHLLEFNVGILF, from the coding sequence ATGAAAAAGTTACTTTCACTTTTGTTAATCGGTGGTATTTCGCTTACTTCCAATGCTCAAGACAAAAAATTTCAAATAGGATTAGTTACCGGAGGTGTGGTAACATGGGTTAAAACTCAAACTTCAGAGATAGAAAGAAATGGAATTGGTGGTGGTTTTACCGTTGGATTAGGAGGTAACTACTTGTTCAATAAGAATGTTGGATTGGCATCAGGTGTTCAATTTGACATTGAAAATTTCAAAATTAATTATGGTGACGCCGTTACAGGAACAACTCCTTCAGGAAATGTTTTTTACGGATTTGATGATACCGACATTAAAAAATACGACAAGAACTCAAATATGATTGAAGATCTAACAGATACTTCAAATGTTTTAGAGTTGATGACTAGAAAATTTCGTGCTAAATATGTGACAGTTCCTATTTTCTTAAAGTTTCAAACTGATAAAATTGGACAGTTTATTTACTACGGTAAATTTGGTTTAAGATCATCTTTCCTTGCAGGAGTAAGAATGGATGATGAAGGATACGCAGCTGCGTATGATCCAGGAACAGATCAGTTTGTTAGAACATCTGCTTCAACTAACACATTAAACACCAACATGAAACCGGTTACTGTTTTAAAAGGATTAACGCCTGTTAGGTTAGGAATTGGGATTTATGGTGGAGCTGAATGGAACTTTACTGGAAGCACATATTTATATTTTGAAGCTGGATTCAATTATGGTGTAACACCTTCAATGCAAATTGAATCAAGTCATCTTGTTAATCAAGTTGATGATGGTGCAGGAACGGTAACCAGAGAAGCTTTAGATATTCAAAACAACCCTCAACACTTATTAGAATTTAACGTTGGGATCTTGTTTTAA